Within the Govania unica genome, the region CGATTGGTCGCGGCCTGATAACGCACTTTCGACACATTGCAGCCAACAGTCCAGCGCGCTTTTTCCGCCAGCGTTTTTGAATCAAGCGTCAGAATGATCTGATCATACCGGGCCGGGGCGAACAGCCGCCCTTTGCCGTCATGGGCCGGATCATCCATCTTGCGGAACGGAAACACGGTCTTGCCAATCTGCTGGCCGGTTTTCGCATCGAGCGTATACCAGGTGGCTTCCTTGGCCCGCGTCGAGGTGATCGCATGCACGCGTTTGGTCGCCGGGTCATAGACCGCGCTGTTCAATCCGCCATTCGCATCAAGCTTGACCCGGGCGATCGGCTTCAGGGTTTGAAGGTCGATGCTCAGCAACGAACCATCGGTCATGGCGATGTAGCCGCGATTGTAATCGGGCAGCAACAGGGGCCCGTTCGCGTCTTTCGAATTTTCGATGGTGGCGACGGCGCTCTGGCTGTCCACGTCATAGAGCGTCAGCCCGTCATCGGCGCGGGCCATGAACAGCCGGTTGGTGCCGGGTTGAAACTTGATGTAATCCCATCCGGTATTGCTGCTTGGCAGCATAACCGTGCGCTCGACGCGATAGAGCAGGGTCTCGGCCGACAAAGGCCCGGCCGCCATCAGGCAGCTTGCGGCAGCGAGAATAATGGATTTAAATTTCATGCGTCCCTCCTGTATTTGAAACCGCGCCGACGATAAAAGCCCGCGTCTGACGGGAAGCTGACAGCCTGATCACGCTACCTCTGGACATGGCGCGGCGGCAGGTCGAAATCTATCTGATCAGGGCCAATGACTATCGCGGCCCGGCCAAGCAGCAGCGCCGCCCATAAAATTCGCCCCGCCTGGTCTGACAAAAAAGCTGTCATCCCGGGCAGGGCGAAGACTATTTAAATTTTACCGGATCAGGCCGTCACGCCTTTTGATGAGCTTCAACCGCGTCCATCACCCGCGCCGAATAAACGAGAGCCGCCCCGGCATTCAAAGCGATGGCAACGCCCAGAGCCTCGGCGATTTCCTCCCGCGTGGCGCCCTGTGTCAGGGCCGCTTTGCTGTGAAAGGTGATGCAGCCGTCGCAGCGCGTGGTCACCGCCACCGCGAGCCCGATCAATTCCCGTGTTTTTGCGTCAAGATGTCCGGTTTTCGCGCCCGCCCCGGACAGGACCTGATATCCCGCCAGAGTATCGGGGCTCAGTTTTCCAAGTTCGCCCATACGGGCCATGAGTTCTTTTTTATAGGCCACCCAGTCGAGCATGATGCAGCTCCTTCTGTTGATCACAGGGAACGCGGTACGCAACAGGAAAAGAAAAAACCGCCCCGAATCACATTCTGGCGGCGGTTTCTTCATTGTGAACAAATATAGAACAAAAGCGCGGCGCTGTCAACAGAATTCTGCGCCCTCAATCGACAATGAACACCTCGGCCCCATCCCGCGTGCGGGTGCGGTGGGCGGCATCGCCATGGTCGGCTACGATCCAGCTCATGCCAGGCTTCAGATGAAACTCCCGCCCGTCGCGCAGTTCGACGGTGAGGGTCCCCGTAAGCACATGGATCACATGGCCGCGATTGCACCAATGGTCGGCCAGATAGCCCGCCGCATAATCGACCCGCCGCACCCGAAGCCCGGGAACCTCCCGACTGCGCCAGTCGGCGGACGCCGTCTCGCCGGGATATCGGACCGCGGGCACTTCGTCCCAGTCGATGACTTCAAGGCCGGTGTGCGGAATCTTCACGGATTTATCCTGTCCGGTCATTAACTAGGGATTGTGGGTATTTGCGTTGTTTTTATTGCGCCTTACAAGTTCCGGTCATTATTTTTAATTCGTGAGTATAAGAGAATGGCATCTCAGGAAGCCAGATTCTGATTCTGAGTACGCTATGAATATACGCGCCTGGACCATCGTAATCATCCACAGCTACAAGATCATTTTTATTGTTATCTTCTCTTAATTTTTTCATTTTTAAAGAATTATAAGGTCCGTCTTTAAAAATATAAGGGCCAATTCTCATATGTCCACTATCAGAATCAAACGAAATATTTAGATTTGATTTTATTATTTTTTCTTTATTTATAAGAGTGTTGTCTTCTTGCTTTATTAGGTGTCCAGAATCATTGGTTGCGTAGTATTCCTTTACCTTGCATAAATAAAGTCTACCTGCTATTGCTTCTGTATTCGTAACGTATGTGGCTGAAATAAATATAATTATTGCGTATAAATGTCGCCTTGCCAAGGTGGCGCTGCCTTGGGATCCTTTGATTTCATTAAGAATGGCCAATGTGACTAGTTCCTTTGAAAAATCTCTGGAAATTGGAGGCATAAGCTTCCCTCAACTGGGGAAGTATGAGAACTAATGGCGCAAAACCTTCCTGGGAACAAACATGAAACACATTGTGTTCATGGTCAATAGCCCCTTGCATATTTAGTTTTGAATTTTATGAAGTGTTTTGGTTGTGGTAATTGCTTCATCCGGTGAAAACCTTGAACGATATCAAGGTGAAGGTGTCCTTGATATGGGGCACCACCTGAACCTGTTCGCAGACGAAGCGGCCGATATCCTGCCCGTCCTCCAGATTGAATTTGGCCAGAAGGTCATATTGGCCCGACGTGGAATAGACCTCGGAGACCTCCTCGATTGTGTCGACAAGCGCGTTGGCCACGTCATAGGCCTTGCCAAGGTCGCATTTGATCATCAGGAAAACGGGGCGCATGGGGATCTCCGAAAAATCTCTGTCCAGCCCCCAAGCTAAAAACCCCGGGCCGCGCCGTCCAGTGTTTTCAAGCTTTTGCTCATTTTCCCACCCCGTCATCTCCGCAACCCCTTTCTTGTCATCCCCGCGAAAGCGGGGATCCAGCCTTCGCTTGCCCAGGACTCCCACTCGTCCAGAAATAACGGAGAGGGCCTATCCCACGGCCCTGGATCCCCGCTTTCGCGAGGATGACAGCAGGACGGCCCAATTTGTTTTAAGCCTAAAATATCTCTCGACTCGCAATATATTTCAGGCATAAAATAACTGACGACTCGAGAGGAGACTTTGCGATGAAGATTGTATGCATTGGTGCTGGCCCATCGGGCCTTTATTTCGCGATTTCCATGAAGCTCCGCAACCCTGACCATGACGTCACGGTGATCGAGCGCAACAAGCCCAATGATACTTTCGGCTGGGGCGTTGTGTTCTCGGACGAGACCATGGACAACCTGCGCCGCAACGATCCGGTCAGCGCCGAGGTCATTCTCGACAACTTCGCCCACTGGGACGACATCGACGTCCATGTGAAGGGCAAGGTCGTCACCTCGGGCGGCCACGGCTTCTGCGGCATCGGCCGCATGCGTCTGCTCAATCTGTTGCAGGACCGCGCCCGCGAGCTTGGTGTGAAGCTTGAGTTCGAAACCGAGTTCGAGCTCGCCGACATCGAAACCAAATATGCCGACGCCGATCTGGTGATCGCGTCCGACGGCCTCAATTCGAAAATCCGCAACAGCGATCACGCCGTGTTCCAGGCCGAAGTCGACATGCGCGCGAACAAGTTCGTCTGGCTCGGCACCCACAAGATTTTCGAAGCCTTCACCTTCATCTTCAAGGAAACCGAGCACGGCTGGATCTGGGTCCATGCCTACCGCTTCGACAAGGACACCTCGACCTTCATCGTCGAATGTCAGCCGCATGTCTATGACGCCCTCGGCTTCGCCACCATGAGCCAGGAAGAGAACTGCCGCTTCCTCGAAGAGCTGTTCGCCGAGCATCTCGATGGCAATGAACTCCTCAGCAATGCCAAGCATATTCGCGGCTCGGCCTGGATCAATTTCCCCCGTGTGGTCTGCGGCAACTGGCGCAACGGCCGTGTGGTGCTGCTTGGCGACGCTGCTCATACCGCGCATTTCTCCATCGGCTCGGGCACCAAGCTCGGCCTTGAAGACGCGATGAAGCTGGCCGAGGTTCTGCATTCCGGCATGGATCTCGACACCGGGCTCAAGCATTATCAGGACGTCCGTCATCTCGAAGTTCTGAAGATCCAGAACGCCGCCCGCAATTCCATGGAATGGTTCGAGGAAATCGACCGTTACCTGACCATGCAGCCGGAACAGTTCGCCTATTCGCTGCTGACCCGGTCGCAGCGCGTGAGCCATGAGAACCTCCGCAAGCGCGATCAGATCTGGTTGCAGGGCTATGAAAAATGGTTCGCCGAACATGCAGCCGGTCATGAGCTGCAGCAGCACACGCCGCCCATGTTCACGCCCTTTAAACTGCGCGGCATGGAGCTTCAGAATCGCATCGTGGTTTCGCCCATGTGCATGTATTCGGCCGAAGACGGCACCCCGAATGATTTCCATCTCGCCCATTACGCGGCGCGGGCTCAGGGCGGGGCGGGGCTCATCTATACCGAGATGACCGACGTCTCCGAAAGCGCCCGCATCACCCCGGGCTGCGCCGGTCTTTACACCGACGAACACGAGACGGCGTGGAAGCGCATCGTCGATTATGTTCATACCCACAGCGACGCCAAATTCGCCATCCAGCTGAGCCACGCGGGCCCCAAGGGCTCGACCAAGATCGGCTGGGAAGGTTATGACGTGGCGCTCGATCAGGACAACTGGGAGCTGCTTGCGCCGTCGCCCATCGCCTGGTCGCCGGAAAACCAGACCCCGCGTGAGATGACCCGCGCCGACATGGATGCGGTCAAGGCCGATTTCGTCGCCGCCGCCAAGCGTGCCGAAGCCGCAGGCTTCGACATGATCGAACTTCATGCCGGTCACGGTTATCTGCTGTCGGCCTTCATTTCGCCGCTCACCAACAAGCGCAGTGACGAGTACGGCGGCAGCCTTGAAAATCGTCTGCGCTATCCGCTCGAAGTTTTCCGCGCCATCCGCGCGGTGTGGCCCGAGCAGAAGCCCATGTCGGTGCGCATCTCGGCCACCGACTGGGTCGGCGAAGAAGGAATCACGGCCGATGACGCCGTCGCCGTCGCCCGCGCCTTCACAGCAGCCGGAGCCGACATCATCGACGTCTCCGCCGGTCAGACCTCGACCCGGGCGAAGCCGGTCTATGGTCGCATGTTCCAGACCCCGTTCTCGGACCGCATCCGCAACGAGGCCGGGATTGCCACGCTCGCCGTCGGCAATATCTTTGAGATCGACCATGTGAACAGCATCCTCGCCGCCGGTCGCGCCGATCTCTGCTGTCTCGCCCGGCCGCATCTGGTTGAACCGTTCTGGACCCTGAAGGCGGCGATCCAGCAGAATTATCGTGGTGTTCGCATTCCGCCGCAGTATCTTTCGGGCTTCGAACAATATGAGCGCAACCTGAGCAGAGGCTAAAGCTTTGAGCATATCTCCTCTTGACGGCAAACATGCGGTTGTGACGGGCGGCGGGACCGGGATCGGTGCCGCCGTCGCTGAACGTCTGGCGGCCCTCGGTGCCCGCGTTACCCTGATGGCGCGCAACCGCGACCGTCTGACTGAAAAAGCGCAGGCCATCGGCAACGCCCAGGCCGTCGCCGTCGACATCACCGACGCCGACGCCGTAACCGCCGCCTTCGCCGAGGCGGAAAAGTCCTTCGGCCCGGTGGATATTCTCGTCAACAACGCCGGTGCAGCAGTGGCGGTTCCGTTCCATAAACTGTCGCTTGACGACTGGAACAAGACCATCACCGTCAATCTCAACGGCACCTTCCATTGCATCCGTGCGGTCTATGACGGCATGCGCACGCGGGGCTCGGGCCGCATCATCAATGTGGCGAGCACGGCGGGCCTCACGGGCTATGCCTATGTGTCCGCCTATACCGCGGCAAAACATGGCGTCATCGGCCTGACCCGCTCGCTCGCGCTTGAACTCGCGACCAAGGGCGTCACCGTGAATGCCGTTTGCCCCGGCTATACCGAAACCGAAATCGTGCGTTCGGCCATCGACAATATCGTCGCCAAGACCGGCCGCAGCGAAGCCGAAGCACGGGCCGAGTTGACGGCGCGCAATCCGCAGGGAAAAATGGTGCAGCCGCAGGAAGTGGCCTCGGCCGTTGCCTGGCTCGCTCTGCCGGAACAGGCGGCGATCACGGGGCAAGCCATCGCGGTCGCAGGCGGAGAGGTGATGTAATGGCAAGCGCGCTGGACATTATCGAGGAAAAAGTCAAAGCCGTTCCGGAATCGAAGCAGTCGCTTCGTCTCTGGCTCCGGCTCCTCACCTGTTCCAGCATGATCGAAGAGCGTATGCGTCATATGCTTAAGACGAAATTTGACACCACCCTGCCGCGCTTCGATCTCATGGCCGCTCTTTTTCGTGCCGATGGCGCGGGCGTCACCATGGGGGAACTGTCGCGCTGGCTCATGGTGTCGAACGGCAATGTGACCGGCGTTGCCGAACGTCTGGAGAAAGAGGGACTCATTCTCCGCACACCGTCCCCGACCGACCGCCGCACGCAGATCGTCACCCTGACGCCCGTCGGCCGGGCCGCGTTCGAGCTTTGGGCGGTGGAACATGAAAACTGGATTACTGGACTGCTCGGCGATCTCGATGCCGAGGACATGGATCTTCTGATGGGCTTGCTGGCAAAAGCCAAAAGCTCCGTCGTTCGACATGATGAGGAACAGGACTGATGGAAAATTTTGACGTCTCCGATATGGCTGCCGCTCAGGACTACGCTCCGAAGCATTTCCTCTGGGAAGTGACCGACGGCGTCGCTCTGCTCACCCTCAATCGTCCGGAACGCAAGAACCCGATCACCTTCCAGTCCTATGGTGAAATGCGCGACCTGTTTCGTGCGCTGGTCTACCGCGACGATATCAAGGCGGTGGTCATCACCGGGGCCGAAGGCAATTTTTCGTCCGGCGGCGATGTTCATGACATCATCGGCCCGCTGACCAAAATGGACATGAAGCAGCTGCTTCGCTTCACCCGCATGACCGGCGATCTGGTGAAGGCCATCCGCAACTGCCCGCAGCCGGTGATCGCCGCCATCGACGGCATCTGCGCCGGGGCAGGGGCCGCGATCTCCATGGCCGCCGACATGCGTCTTGGCACGGCGGACTCGAAAACCGCGTTTCTTTTCACCCGCGTTGGTCTTGCTGGCTGCGACATGGGCGCCTGCACCATTCTGCCGCGCATCATCGGTGTTGGCCGCGCTTCGGAACTGCTGTTCACCGGCCGCGCCATGGGCGGGGAGGAAGCCGAACGTTGGGGCTGGCTCAATCGTCTCGTGGCGAAAGACACGCTTCTGGCTGACGCGCTCAAACTCGCGCGCCAATTGGCTGATGGCCCGAACTTCGGCCATAGCATGACCAAGACGGCGATCAATCACCAATGGAGCATGAGCCTCGAGATGGCCATCGAAGCCGAGGCCCAGGCTCAGGCGATCTGCATGCAGACGCAGGATTTCACCCGCGCTTACAACGCGTTCGTAGCCAAAGAAAAACCGAAATTCGAGGGCAACTGATGGCGGACAAAAGCTTTCTCTCCTGGCCTTTTTTCGAAGACCATCATCGCGAGTTTGCCCTCGCTCTAGACGCCTGGGTGCAACAACATATTGCACCCTTGCCGCACAGCCACGACGTCGACGCCGACTGCGCCAAGATTTTGGCGCTATTGGCCGAAGGCGGCTGGCTAACCTCCTGTGTCCCGGCAGAATTTGGCGGGCGCAGCGAGTCTCTTGACGTCCGTTCGTTATGCCTTATCCGCGAGACTCTGGGACGTGTCTCAGGTCTCGCGGACTTTGTCTTCGCCATGCAGGGCCTGGGCAGCGGAGCCATCACGATCGCGGGCAGCGAGGATCTGAAGCGGCGTTATCTGCCAGATGTGGCCAGCGGCAAAAAAGTCGCGGCCTTCGCGCTCACCGAACCCGCCTCGGGTTCGGACGTGGCCAACATCGCTACCTCGGCTGTAGACATGGGCGACCATTATCTCGTCAATGGTGAAAAGACCTTCATTTCGAACGGCGGCATCGCCGATTTCTATTGCCTGTTCGTACGCACCGGCGAAGCTCCGGGTGCCCGTGGTCTGTCGGCTCTCGTGGTCGACGCCGACACCCCGGGCTTTGAAGTAGCCGAACGCATCGAAGTGATCGCGCCCCATCCCCTCGGCCGCATCACCTTCACCAACATGCGCGTACCCAAGGAAAACCTGATCGGCAAAGCCGGTGACGGGTTCAAGATCTCCATGGGCACCCTCGATATCTTCCGTTCGACAGTGGGAGCAGCCTCGCTCGGCTTCGCCCGCCGCGCCATGGACGAAGCCATCGCCCGCGCCAAGGGCCGCGAACTTTTCGGTGCACCCATGGCCGACATGCCATTGGTGCAGGCCCATATCGCCGACATGGCGGTGGATATCGACGCCAGCGCGCTTTTGATCTATCGCGCCGCCTGGACCAAGGATGTGCAAAAGACGCGGGTCACGCGCGAAGCCGCCATGGCCAAACTTTATGCCACCGAAGCAGCGCAGAAAGTCATCGATCAGGCAGTGCAGATCTGGGGTGGCCTTGGCGTCACCTCGGGCATTACGGTTGAAACGCTTTACCGTGAAATCCGTGCGCTGCGCATTTATGAAGGTGCATCGGATGTGCAAAAACTGGTGATCGCGCGACAGACACTGGCGGACTGAGTAAACGGCAACCTGGGGAGGTGTTGGGACATGGCAAGCGAGCAGACGGCATATCAGGATAGTTTCGTACGCGACCGGATCCCGGCTGCGGAGGCGCAGGCCGCGCTGTCGTTCACGCTGCCGGACCTGAACTATCCGGCCCGCTTGAACGGAGCGGTGGCCTTGATCGCCGACGCTCTGGCAGCCGGGCTCGGCGACAAACTCGCCGTCATCGGCAATGATCGTAGCCTGACCTATAACGAACTCGACGCCCTGTCGAACCGCATCGCCCATGTGCTGGTGGAAGACGCGGGGCTTAAGCCCGGCAACCGCGTGCTCATGCGCGGGCCGAACAATGCCATGATGACCGCATCCTGGTTCGGGGTTCTGAAAGCGGGCGGCATCGCCGTTGCCACCATGCCGTTGTTGCGCGCGGTGGAACTCAAGGCCATCATCGACAAATCGCAATCCACCATCGCCCTCTGCGACAGCCGGTTTCTGTCGGAGCTTGAGCTTGCCCGTGCGGAATTCCCCGTGCTCGCCCGCGTGCTGTCCTTTGGCGCGGGGGGTGAGCTTGACGCGCTCGCAGCAAAGAAGCCCGATGATTTCACCGTGGTCGATACAGCGGCGGACGATGTGGCGCTTCTCGCCTTCACCTCGGGCACCACCGGCAAGCCCAAGGGCTGCATTCATTTCCACCGCGACATTCTGGCCATGACCGATACCTTCGGCCGTCACGTGCTGAAACCCACGCCGGACGACGTCTTCACCGGTTCGCCGCCGATCGCCTTCACCTTCGGCCTCGGCGCGCTCATCGCGTTTCCGCTCCGCTTCGGCGCCACCACGGTGCTGCTCGAACAACCCTCTCCCGACGCCATCATGGAGGCCATCCACAAGCACGGCGTGACCACGCTGTTCACCGCGCCGACCATGTACAAGGGCCTCCTCAACCCCATGGCAGGCCGTGGCAAGGCCGCGCTCCGCAAATGCGTGTCGGCCGGGGAACATCTGCCGAAACCTGTGTGGGAAGACTGGCACGCCACCACCGGCATCAAGATCATCGACGGCATCGGCTCGACCGAGATGATTCATATCTTCATCTCGTCGGCAGGGGACGACATCCGCCCCGGCGCCACCGGCAAGGCAGTACCGGGCTACGAAGCCTGCGTGCTTGATGATAAATTCCAGCCGTTGCCGCCCGGCAATGTGGGCAAACTCGCGGTGCGCGGTCCCACGGCCTGCCGCTATCTCGATGACCCGCGCCAGCAGAACTACGCCCGGAATGGCTGGAACGTCACCGGCGACAGCTATCTGATGGATAAGGACGGCTATTTCTGGTTCCAGGCCCGTGACGATGACATGATCGTCTCGGCAGGCTATAACATCGGCGGCCCCGAGGTCGAGGAAGCGCTGCTTGCTCATGCTGCCGTTGCGGAATGCGCCGTGATCGCCTCGCCCGATCCCGAACGTGGCCAGATCGTCAAGGCGCTTGTGGTGCTCAACGACGGTCATACGCCCGGAGAGATCCTCGTCAAGGAGTTGCAGGACTTCGTCAAGGCGACCATCGCGCCCTATAAATACCCGCGCGCGGTGGATTTCGTCGGAAGCCTGCCGAAAACCGAGACGGGCAAAATTCAACGCTTTAAATTGCGCCAGCTCGAAATAGACCGACTGCGCCAAATGATTGAGGAGACTAAATAATGCAAATCCTTCTTCCCGCCGGTTGGCCGCGCCCCAAAGGCTATTCGAATGCCATCGCCGCCGAAGGCCGTGTCGTGTTCGTTGGTGGCCAGATCGGCTGGGACCCGCTCACCAACACGTTCGAGCAAAAGGATTTCCTCGGCCAGTTCCGGCAAACGCTTGAGACCACCAAGGCGCTTCTGGCCGAAGCCGGCGCGGGCCCCGAGCATATGACCCGCATGACCTGGTACATCACCGACAAACGCGCCTATCTCGACCAGGCCCGCGAAGTCGGAGCCGCCTACCGCGACATCATGGGCAAGAACTTCCCGGTCATGGCCGTCGTCGTCGTCGTCGCCCTCATGGAAGACGAAGCCATGATCGAAATCGAAACCACGGCTGTATTGCCCAAAGCCTGATAATTCTCCAAAACGTTAGAAGCCAAGGCCCGCTCCCCCACAAGCGGGCCTTATGCTTTTCAGACCACGCCCACACCCCCGTCATCGCGAGCCGCACAAGCGGCGCGGCGATCCAGCCTTCCCGTCGGCCCCACTGGATTGCCGCGGCTCCGCCTCGCAATGACGCTTTCTTGTCATCGCGAGCCGCGTCAGCGGCGTGGCGATCCAGTCTTCGGGGATGCCTCCGTCAAAAAAATATGCCTCCCACAGTAGGGTTCTTGTCAGTCAAACCGTATATATGGGCAATGGACCCGCTCTCACAGGAATAACAGGCGTAAGATGCAGACTGGAAATTTTGTAGGTTTTGTGAAGAAAAACAAAGTCGTGGCTCTGTCAATCCTGTGCCTTGCCATTGCTGGCGGGGTGGCCTGGACGGCGTTTGGCAAGGCCGAGGGTGAGCGCGCGGCGCGGTCAGCGACCTTGCTTGAAGTCACCAAAGGCAGCATCGAGGAAACCGTGACCGCGCAGGGCAAGCTCGAGCCCAAGGAATTTGTGGACGTCGGCACTCAGGTGTCGGGTCAGCTCAAGCATATTCTGGTGGATATCGGCGGCACGGCGAAAAAAGGCGATCTGCTCGCCGAAATTGATCCGCGCATATACACCGCCAAGGTGGAAGGCGACCAGGCCAACCTGAATGCGCTTGAGGCCCAGCTTGGCCAGCAGGCGGCGCAGCGCGATCTTGCGCGGCAGAAAAATGCCCGCAACGAACGCCTGATCGCCGCCAAGGCCATCAGCCAGGAAGCGCTCGAACAAAGCCGGGCCGAACTGCGGGTGGCGGAAAACAGCTACAAGGCATTGCAGGCCCAGATCAAACAGGCGGCCTCGACGCTGACGGGCAGCCGCACCAATCTTGAATATACCAAGATCTATGCCCCGATTGACGGCACGGTGGTGTCGCAAACGGCGCGCGCGGGTCAGACCCTGAACGCCAATCAACAGGCACCGATTATTCTTCAGGTTGCCAATCTCGATGTCATGACCGTGCGCGTGCAGGTGGCCGAAGCGGATGTGAGCCGTTTGCAGCCCGGCATGAAGATGTATTTCACCACGCTCGGCATGATGGACAAACGCTGGAAAGGCACCGTACGTCAAATCCTGCCGACGCCGGAAACGGTCAATGACGTGGTGCTGTATATCGTTCTTGTGGACGTCGACAACCGCGAGCGTCAGTTGCTGACCGGCATGAGCACGCAGGTCTTTTTTGAAATCGGCAATGCCCGTGACGTGTTGACGGTGCCGGTGGCTGCGCTCGGCCGTCATGTGTCGTCGAAGGACAGCGAGCAGGGCAAAGCTTACATGGTCACAGTGGTGGGCGAGGATGGCCCTGAAAAACGCCTGATCCATGTGGGCCTGCAGAACCGTACCGAGGCTGAAGTACGCTCGGGCCTGAAACTTGGCGAGAAGGTCGAACCCATGCTGGCCGCTCAATCCGGTGGTCCGCGTAAGGGCGGTGGTCAGCCGCGCATGCGGGGGCCGATGCTGTGAACAAACCCATAGTCGATGCCCTGCAGGTGGCCGAACCGCTGCTGAGCCTGCAATCGATTACCCGCAGCTATCAAAGCGGCGAGACGGTCATCCGCGCCCTTGACGGCGTCGGGCTCTCTATTCGTCCGGGCGAGTTCGTGGCCATCATGGGTCAATCGGGGTCGGGCAAATCGACCTTGATGAATATTCTCGGCTGTCTCGATCAGCCGACCAGCGGCAGCTATCGGGTCAATGGACGCGAGGCGGCGGATCTCGATGCCGATGAACTGGCATCACTGCGGCGGGAAACCTTCGGGTTTATTTTTCAGCGCTATAATCTGCTTGCCACCGACACCGCGTCCGAGAATGTGGAAATTCCTGCCGTTTATGCGGGTATGTCGCGGGAAGACCGGCGCGCGCGGGCGCAAAGCCTGCTCGGCCGCCTCGGTCTTGGCGACCGCACCACGCATCGGCCGTCGGAACTGTCGGGTGGTCAGCAGCAGCGTGTGGCCATCGCCCGCGCGCTGATGAACGACGCCCCGGTCATTCTTGCCGACGAACCAACCGGCGCGCTCGACAGCCGTAGTGGTGTTGAAGTTCTCGATCTCCTGAAGGAACTTCACGCCGAAGGCAAAACCATTCTGCTCATCACCCATGATCAGGCGGTGGCCGATCATGCCGAACGCATCGTTGTCCTGCGCGACGGCCGCATCATCGAAGACGGGCCGAACCCGAAATATGTTGTGCCCGCCCGCCCAGCCGCGCTTCAGGCCAAGCCGCGTCCAGCGCATCTCGGCTCCGGCATCGATACCGCCACGGCGGTGAGGGAGGCTGTGCATACGGCGTTCCGGTCGCTCCACTCCAATATTTTCCGCACGGCGCTGACGCTGCTTGGCATCATCATCGGCGTCGCGGCGGTGATCGCCATGCTGGCCATTGGCGATGGCAGCAAGCAAAAAGTGCTGACCCAGATGAGCGCCATGGGCACCAATCTCATGAATGTGCGGCCGGGCGCTCCGGGCATCCGCAATTCGGGGGATATCGTCTCCCTAGTGCCTGCTGACGCCGACGCCATTGCAGCGCTTCCGAATGTGGGCGCCGTTGTGGC harbors:
- a CDS encoding acyl-CoA dehydrogenase family protein, coding for MADKSFLSWPFFEDHHREFALALDAWVQQHIAPLPHSHDVDADCAKILALLAEGGWLTSCVPAEFGGRSESLDVRSLCLIRETLGRVSGLADFVFAMQGLGSGAITIAGSEDLKRRYLPDVASGKKVAAFALTEPASGSDVANIATSAVDMGDHYLVNGEKTFISNGGIADFYCLFVRTGEAPGARGLSALVVDADTPGFEVAERIEVIAPHPLGRITFTNMRVPKENLIGKAGDGFKISMGTLDIFRSTVGAASLGFARRAMDEAIARAKGRELFGAPMADMPLVQAHIADMAVDIDASALLIYRAAWTKDVQKTRVTREAAMAKLYATEAAQKVIDQAVQIWGGLGVTSGITVETLYREIRALRIYEGASDVQKLVIARQTLAD
- a CDS encoding benzoate-CoA ligase family protein gives rise to the protein MASEQTAYQDSFVRDRIPAAEAQAALSFTLPDLNYPARLNGAVALIADALAAGLGDKLAVIGNDRSLTYNELDALSNRIAHVLVEDAGLKPGNRVLMRGPNNAMMTASWFGVLKAGGIAVATMPLLRAVELKAIIDKSQSTIALCDSRFLSELELARAEFPVLARVLSFGAGGELDALAAKKPDDFTVVDTAADDVALLAFTSGTTGKPKGCIHFHRDILAMTDTFGRHVLKPTPDDVFTGSPPIAFTFGLGALIAFPLRFGATTVLLEQPSPDAIMEAIHKHGVTTLFTAPTMYKGLLNPMAGRGKAALRKCVSAGEHLPKPVWEDWHATTGIKIIDGIGSTEMIHIFISSAGDDIRPGATGKAVPGYEACVLDDKFQPLPPGNVGKLAVRGPTACRYLDDPRQQNYARNGWNVTGDSYLMDKDGYFWFQARDDDMIVSAGYNIGGPEVEEALLAHAAVAECAVIASPDPERGQIVKALVVLNDGHTPGEILVKELQDFVKATIAPYKYPRAVDFVGSLPKTETGKIQRFKLRQLEIDRLRQMIEETK
- a CDS encoding RidA family protein translates to MQILLPAGWPRPKGYSNAIAAEGRVVFVGGQIGWDPLTNTFEQKDFLGQFRQTLETTKALLAEAGAGPEHMTRMTWYITDKRAYLDQAREVGAAYRDIMGKNFPVMAVVVVVALMEDEAMIEIETTAVLPKA
- a CDS encoding MacB family efflux pump subunit, translating into MNKPIVDALQVAEPLLSLQSITRSYQSGETVIRALDGVGLSIRPGEFVAIMGQSGSGKSTLMNILGCLDQPTSGSYRVNGREAADLDADELASLRRETFGFIFQRYNLLATDTASENVEIPAVYAGMSREDRRARAQSLLGRLGLGDRTTHRPSELSGGQQQRVAIARALMNDAPVILADEPTGALDSRSGVEVLDLLKELHAEGKTILLITHDQAVADHAERIVVLRDGRIIEDGPNPKYVVPARPAALQAKPRPAHLGSGIDTATAVREAVHTAFRSLHSNIFRTALTLLGIIIGVAAVIAMLAIGDGSKQKVLTQMSAMGTNLMNVRPGAPGIRNSGDIVSLVPADADAIAALPNVGAVVAERSGRYTVRYGNLDYQTTAQGVTAAFPQVRDWPVAEGQFFSDRDVRGYAPVTLLGKTVAKNLFPSGVDPIGQYILVRNVPFEVIGIMTEKGASPGGNDQDDAIFIPVTTGMVRLFGKTYLSSLTVRVDDVKQIEGTQGAIEDLLKDRHRVEDFSVRNMASMLEMATETQNTLTLLLGVVAAISLLVGGIGVMNIMLVSVTERTREIGIRMATGARMRDILLQFNIEAAVVCAIGGLIGIFVGFTVGWVVSLFGMNVMFSLFPPLLAFGCAFATGVLFGYLPARKAARLDPVVALASE
- a CDS encoding efflux RND transporter periplasmic adaptor subunit, which codes for MALSILCLAIAGGVAWTAFGKAEGERAARSATLLEVTKGSIEETVTAQGKLEPKEFVDVGTQVSGQLKHILVDIGGTAKKGDLLAEIDPRIYTAKVEGDQANLNALEAQLGQQAAQRDLARQKNARNERLIAAKAISQEALEQSRAELRVAENSYKALQAQIKQAASTLTGSRTNLEYTKIYAPIDGTVVSQTARAGQTLNANQQAPIILQVANLDVMTVRVQVAEADVSRLQPGMKMYFTTLGMMDKRWKGTVRQILPTPETVNDVVLYIVLVDVDNRERQLLTGMSTQVFFEIGNARDVLTVPVAALGRHVSSKDSEQGKAYMVTVVGEDGPEKRLIHVGLQNRTEAEVRSGLKLGEKVEPMLAAQSGGPRKGGGQPRMRGPML